A region of Thermovibrio ammonificans HB-1 DNA encodes the following proteins:
- a CDS encoding UPF0280 family protein, with protein MVRPEIRFYRRFQKPEGFASFEIAAGESDLWIAVPKGVPVVPLREALLERLLQVRAQIEEFGRRRREFITSLEPVEVPLFAPAVVRKMASEAARVGVGPMAGVAGAINFFLADLFEEFGAEEFIVENGGDVYVHRRQPFTVALFPPGAVRLTLGLELPSGTWGISTSSRRIGHSLSLGNASLATAVCPDPVLSDCCATYLGNSTSPEDARQRAERLYRELKVCGVVLIEGKFVFAGDLRFVKLV; from the coding sequence TTGGTTAGGCCCGAAATTCGGTTCTACAGGCGTTTTCAAAAGCCGGAAGGGTTTGCCTCTTTCGAGATTGCTGCCGGAGAGAGCGACCTCTGGATTGCTGTTCCGAAAGGCGTTCCGGTTGTCCCGTTGAGAGAGGCCCTTCTGGAACGCCTCTTGCAGGTTAGAGCTCAGATTGAGGAGTTCGGGAGAAGGCGCAGGGAGTTCATTACTTCCCTTGAGCCGGTTGAGGTTCCGCTTTTTGCTCCTGCAGTTGTTAGGAAGATGGCTTCCGAAGCGGCCCGGGTGGGCGTTGGGCCTATGGCGGGCGTTGCAGGGGCTATCAACTTCTTCCTTGCAGACCTCTTTGAGGAGTTCGGCGCAGAGGAGTTTATCGTTGAAAACGGCGGCGACGTTTACGTTCACCGCCGGCAGCCCTTTACCGTTGCCCTCTTTCCCCCCGGGGCGGTGAGGCTCACCTTGGGGTTGGAGCTTCCCTCCGGCACCTGGGGTATCTCAACCTCCTCAAGGAGGATAGGTCACTCCTTGAGCCTCGGAAACGCAAGCCTTGCAACTGCCGTGTGCCCCGACCCGGTTCTGAGCGACTGCTGTGCCACCTACTTGGGAAACTCAACCTCCCCCGAAGATGCCCGCCAAAGGGCGGAGAGACTCTACAGGGAGCTGAAAGTCTGCGGCGTTGTGCTGATAGAGGGGAAGTTCGTCTTTGCGGGGGATTTAAGGTTTGTGAAGCTCGTTTAG
- the glyA gene encoding serine hydroxymethyltransferase, whose amino-acid sequence MKHLKAVDPEIFDALKCEFKRQNEHLELIASENFTSPAVMEAQGSVLTNKYAEGYPGKRYYGGCECVDIAEELAIKRCKELFGAEHVNVQPHSGSQANQAVYLATLKPGDTILSMNLSHGGHLSHGSPVNMTGKYFNVVQYGVRKDTETIDFDQVYRLAKEHKPKMIICGASAYPRVIDFDKFREIADEVGAYLLADIAHIAGLVVAGLHPSPIEACHFVTTTTHKTLRGPRGGVVMCKAEFAKEIDKAVFPGLQGGPLMHVIAAKAVAFKEAQSEEFKKYQEQIVKNAKAMAEELQRQGFRLVSGGTDNHLMLVDLTDKGITGKEAEAALGRANITVNKNTIPFDTRSPFVTSGIRIGTPAITSRGIREDEARRIAQLIAEVLKNINDEGVIERVKAEVLEICGKHPLYPDLKELYS is encoded by the coding sequence ATGAAACACCTTAAGGCCGTTGACCCTGAAATTTTCGACGCCCTCAAGTGTGAGTTTAAAAGGCAGAACGAGCACCTTGAGCTGATTGCCTCGGAGAACTTTACCTCTCCGGCAGTTATGGAGGCCCAAGGAAGCGTTTTAACCAACAAGTACGCCGAAGGTTACCCGGGTAAGCGCTACTACGGAGGTTGCGAGTGTGTAGATATCGCCGAGGAGCTTGCGATAAAGAGGTGTAAAGAGCTTTTCGGCGCCGAGCACGTAAACGTTCAGCCCCACTCCGGCTCTCAGGCGAACCAGGCCGTATACCTTGCAACTTTAAAGCCCGGCGACACTATTCTTTCGATGAACCTCTCCCACGGAGGTCACCTCTCCCACGGTTCTCCCGTAAACATGACCGGTAAGTACTTCAACGTTGTTCAGTACGGGGTAAGGAAAGACACGGAAACGATTGACTTCGATCAGGTTTACAGGCTTGCCAAAGAGCACAAGCCGAAGATGATAATCTGCGGAGCTTCCGCCTACCCCAGGGTCATCGACTTTGATAAGTTCAGGGAGATTGCAGACGAGGTGGGAGCGTACCTCCTTGCGGATATTGCCCACATTGCAGGCCTTGTTGTTGCCGGACTTCACCCTTCACCGATAGAGGCCTGCCACTTCGTTACCACAACAACCCACAAAACCCTAAGGGGCCCAAGGGGCGGCGTTGTAATGTGCAAGGCAGAGTTCGCAAAAGAGATAGACAAGGCCGTTTTCCCGGGCCTTCAGGGAGGCCCCCTAATGCACGTTATAGCCGCAAAAGCGGTAGCCTTTAAAGAGGCCCAGTCGGAGGAGTTTAAGAAGTACCAGGAGCAGATTGTTAAGAACGCAAAGGCAATGGCAGAGGAGCTTCAACGCCAGGGCTTCAGGCTCGTATCCGGCGGAACCGACAACCACCTTATGCTCGTTGACCTTACCGATAAAGGCATTACCGGAAAAGAGGCCGAGGCGGCCCTCGGCAGGGCGAACATTACGGTTAACAAGAACACAATCCCCTTTGACACCCGCAGCCCCTTCGTAACGAGCGGTATAAGAATAGGAACCCCGGCGATAACCTCAAGGGGCATCAGGGAGGACGAGGCAAGGCGAATCGCCCAGCTCATAGCCGAAGTTCTCAAGAACATTAACGACGAAGGGGTAATAGAGAGGGTAAAAGCAGAAGTCCTCGAAATCTGCGGCAAGCACCCCCTATACCCCGACCTTAAAGAGCTCTACAGCTAA
- the proC gene encoding pyrroline-5-carboxylate reductase, with the protein MNYRVGFIGGGNMAEAFISAFVEGEFLPPGNIFVSDVRPERLKELQTLYGVNTTLNNSEVVLNSDILFLAVKPQVMPAVLREIAEVVTPAQVVVSMAAGFPMRSIEALLGDDKKIARIMPNIMVKVRSGVVAYCDNSRLLDEERERVLSLLEVTGAVFRLSESLFDAVTAVAGSSPAFFFAIIEAACDGAVKVGLPRDVAKEMVLKVLEGCVKMAADEHPEVLKDRVTSPAGTTIEGLFALERGGVRASIIEAVSAACRRSKEISDLIEKSLG; encoded by the coding sequence ATGAACTATAGGGTCGGTTTTATCGGCGGCGGGAATATGGCCGAGGCCTTTATTTCCGCTTTTGTTGAAGGGGAGTTTCTGCCTCCCGGGAACATCTTCGTTTCAGACGTTAGGCCGGAAAGGCTGAAGGAGCTTCAAACCCTCTACGGCGTAAACACCACTTTAAACAACAGCGAGGTTGTTTTAAACAGCGACATCCTCTTCCTTGCCGTTAAGCCCCAAGTTATGCCTGCCGTCCTCAGGGAGATTGCCGAGGTTGTAACGCCGGCACAGGTGGTTGTCTCAATGGCCGCAGGCTTCCCTATGAGGAGCATAGAGGCCCTTTTGGGCGACGATAAGAAAATCGCCAGGATTATGCCCAACATAATGGTGAAGGTTCGTAGCGGGGTTGTTGCCTACTGCGATAACAGCAGGCTCCTCGATGAGGAGAGGGAGAGGGTTTTGAGCCTTCTGGAAGTTACCGGTGCTGTCTTTAGGCTCTCCGAGTCCCTGTTTGACGCCGTTACCGCTGTTGCCGGAAGCTCACCGGCCTTCTTCTTCGCCATTATAGAGGCTGCCTGCGACGGCGCCGTAAAGGTGGGGCTGCCCCGGGATGTGGCCAAGGAGATGGTTTTGAAGGTCCTTGAAGGGTGTGTGAAAATGGCCGCCGACGAGCATCCCGAGGTTCTCAAAGACAGGGTTACCTCTCCCGCCGGAACAACGATAGAGGGGCTTTTTGCCCTTGAGAGGGGCGGGGTGAGGGCCTCCATCATAGAGGCGGTGTCGGCCGCCTGCAGGCGCTCCAAGGAGATTTCGGACCTTATAGAGAAGAGCCTTGGTTAG
- a CDS encoding hydroxymethylpyrimidine/phosphomethylpyrimidine kinase has product MAKGFLLTVAGFDPTGGAGILRDCATFRSFGFLGSAVITANTVQNTKGVKRVEFTEGDFLIEQLDAVLEELPPKGVKLGLPHREERVNREIARRIESLAVPVVFDPVLAPTFGREFVEDPEAIAPLMEVATVVTPNYSEFKRLKPLFGEVFSEKVVVVKGAPKGEAEVEDLLIVKGEIVARVAHKRDDRVVRGTGCAFSSALTAFLAEPKGVVEAFEGAVSFVGSLRESAFVLNGWKQLYPLL; this is encoded by the coding sequence TTGGCTAAGGGATTTCTCCTTACCGTTGCCGGGTTCGACCCTACAGGCGGAGCCGGAATTTTAAGGGACTGTGCAACTTTCCGCAGTTTTGGCTTTCTGGGTAGTGCAGTTATCACGGCAAACACGGTTCAGAATACGAAAGGGGTTAAAAGAGTTGAGTTTACAGAGGGCGACTTCCTGATAGAGCAGCTTGATGCCGTTCTCGAGGAGCTCCCCCCCAAAGGGGTTAAGCTGGGCCTTCCCCACCGCGAGGAGCGGGTAAACAGGGAGATAGCCCGCCGAATAGAGTCCTTGGCCGTTCCCGTTGTGTTCGACCCCGTTCTGGCCCCCACTTTCGGCAGGGAGTTCGTTGAGGACCCGGAGGCAATAGCGCCCCTAATGGAAGTTGCCACCGTAGTAACTCCCAACTACTCCGAGTTCAAAAGGCTCAAGCCGCTCTTCGGGGAAGTGTTTAGTGAAAAGGTTGTGGTTGTGAAGGGAGCTCCTAAGGGAGAAGCAGAGGTTGAAGACCTTTTAATCGTTAAAGGGGAAATCGTTGCCAGGGTGGCCCATAAAAGGGACGATAGGGTTGTTAGGGGAACCGGCTGTGCCTTCTCGTCTGCCTTAACTGCCTTCCTTGCAGAGCCTAAGGGCGTTGTAGAGGCCTTTGAAGGTGCAGTCTCCTTTGTGGGCTCACTCAGGGAAAGCGCCTTTGTCTTAAACGGCTGGAAACAGCTCTACCCGCTGCTTTAG
- the rpiB gene encoding ribose 5-phosphate isomerase B: protein MRIALACDHGGFRLKEVIKSYLEELGIEYIDYGTFSEESVDYPDFAYKAAKGIVNGEADRGIFICGTGIGISIAANKVKGIRAALCYNVYAAEMSRHHNDANVLCLGGRVIGEELAKRIVKAWLETPFDGGRHERRIKKISEIEKNECGG, encoded by the coding sequence ATGAGAATAGCCCTTGCCTGCGACCACGGAGGCTTTAGGCTCAAAGAAGTTATTAAATCGTACCTTGAGGAGCTGGGAATCGAGTACATAGACTACGGAACTTTTTCTGAAGAGTCGGTAGATTACCCCGATTTCGCCTACAAGGCCGCCAAGGGAATAGTCAACGGAGAGGCCGACAGGGGAATTTTTATCTGCGGAACTGGAATAGGAATTTCAATTGCGGCAAACAAGGTTAAGGGAATTCGGGCGGCACTGTGCTACAACGTTTACGCCGCCGAGATGAGCAGGCACCACAACGACGCAAACGTCCTCTGTTTAGGGGGAAGGGTTATAGGTGAAGAACTCGCAAAGAGGATTGTAAAAGCATGGCTCGAAACTCCCTTCGACGGCGGAAGACACGAAAGAAGGATAAAGAAAATCTCTGAAATCGAGAAAAACGAATGTGGAGGATAG
- a CDS encoding nitrilase-related carbon-nitrogen hydrolase: MKFSCYAVQFESLPCRFEANYSKLLTFLNFCEKGSLVVFPEVAATAFCYEEIERAVKFSERVFEELQNFSKGLELTVVITGYEQINGKLFNSVKVLDRGREVLSRPKVKLFKPGREHIFFTEGRLSEVQVAQTSLGVLAPVICFELRFYEVLSRLKELGGEVFTVPAQWGRARREHWSYLLRARAIELQRFFVGANGTGKEMGGCSAVIDPWGRILAECKDAEGLIRAEVDTTVIEQVERKLPLN, translated from the coding sequence GTGAAGTTCAGCTGCTATGCGGTTCAGTTTGAGTCTCTGCCGTGCAGGTTCGAGGCCAATTACAGCAAGCTCCTTACCTTTTTGAACTTCTGTGAGAAGGGCTCTCTTGTGGTTTTTCCGGAAGTTGCGGCAACCGCCTTCTGTTACGAGGAGATAGAGAGGGCGGTTAAGTTCTCCGAAAGGGTGTTTGAGGAGCTTCAAAACTTCTCCAAAGGCCTTGAATTAACGGTTGTTATCACCGGCTACGAGCAAATTAACGGGAAGCTCTTCAACAGCGTAAAGGTGCTGGACAGGGGAAGGGAGGTGCTCTCAAGGCCAAAGGTGAAGCTCTTCAAGCCCGGCAGGGAACACATCTTTTTCACCGAGGGTCGGCTATCGGAGGTACAGGTGGCCCAAACCTCGCTGGGAGTTCTCGCCCCGGTTATCTGTTTTGAGCTGAGGTTCTACGAGGTTTTAAGCAGGCTGAAAGAGCTCGGAGGGGAGGTTTTTACCGTCCCAGCCCAGTGGGGTCGGGCGCGCAGGGAGCACTGGTCGTACCTGCTGAGGGCAAGGGCAATAGAGCTTCAACGCTTCTTCGTAGGGGCAAACGGCACCGGAAAGGAGATGGGAGGCTGCTCGGCCGTGATAGACCCGTGGGGCAGAATCCTCGCCGAGTGTAAAGACGCCGAAGGGCTGATTCGGGCAGAGGTTGACACTACAGTAATAGAACAGGTGGAGAGGAAGCTCCCCCTAAACTAA